AAAACGTTCCACCCAGTTGCTCCACCAACGATTGATAAGCCGCCTCGTAAGCAACAGTGACATCAGCCAACACCCCTTCATCCACAGGCATCCCGTAGTGAGACATTTGAGCAAAAGCCGGTGACGCGGCACACTCGATTAAATAGCTAGTCCAAACCCCAATTTCTTTGAGCCGAGGCTCTAATAAATCATGTACCTTAATCGTAATAGAAGCATCATTGGCGGCATAATTGAATTGATTATTACTCAATTGCCCATTGCCTAAATCCCCCCAACCCCAGTCAGAGGTTTGTCGGGATTTATCGATAGAGATTCCCAGTCGCAAACAAACACTTTCTAAACTGTGGGGTTTCCCGTGCTGTTTTAACAACCAAGGGTCTAGTCCAGCCCAGTAAACTTGGGACATAAGTTTAGTATCTCGGAGGTTACGGATGGGAAAATTATACTTAGCCAACATCCATCGCTGCTCAAAATCTAGGGAATGTCCAACCACTTCAACCTGGGGATTCGCTAATCGTTCTTGAAGCGTTGTCCAGAACCCCAGAGACTCTAATTTCTGATGAATACGTGAGCGTTCTTTTGCCGTCCACCCCAAATCTATTACTATTACTTGGACAGCAGGTTGTTCTATAGCTATCTGAATTAAGCGAATCTCTCCCGTTTCCGGTGCAATTGCTGGAGTGGATGCCCGAGAAAAAGTTTCTAGGTCAAATCCAAATCGGGGGGATTGTTGAAAAAGACCTATTGCCTGATTCAATCCTTGGTTCTCTAGACCGATTATATTATCTTGCCGTGAAGCTTCAGGAAAAAGATTCAGTTTATACTGGTAGAATTGAGTCATGCTGAATTGAGTCGTAAAAAAAATCAGCCCCCAGTTATGGAGGCTATTGGGTAATTAAGCCGCAGACTTCCCGATAACAAAAGCGTCAATTCGAGTGGGTTTGTTAGCTTTAGAGAATCGGGTGTAGAGTTTCAGCCGGAATTCTTGACCGAGATTAACGGGTATCCCATCAATCTCCGTGAACGTTCCCAGAACCTTACCCGATGTATCCCGGGCAACCAGATAGTTACCAAAGCGCGAATCCGAATCCACCTTAACTTGGAGTGTTTCCCCCTTGAATAAGGTGTCGGGATAGTCAGAACCCTTAAGTCCAATCAGCTTGAAGGTGTGAATAGGTGGGTTGTCTAGGACATCGAGGATAAAGGGCAGTCCAACCAAGAAGACGAGGGCGGTGGAACGTTTCGTGGTATTATTACGGTGCTGGACTTGCCACAAGGCGGCAATAACCTGGCGACGTTGTTGCTGTGTTTTACAGTTATCCAACAGGCTTCTGTATTTGTCAGTTACTCCCTTAAGATTCTCATCAATTTTGTCCTGTACCGTGCGTGGGACTCTTTGATTACGTTCTTTGTAGGGTTTAGCCGGAGCAACAGCCCTTTGCACATCCTGGGCGAACTCTTCGACCCGTCGTTGTGCCGCTACAAGCCAGGAGTTAGGCACTTTGTCAGGAAACAAGTTGATGAAAGTTCGCAAGTTCGCCATCCGGAACTGAGGCGGGATGAACAGTTGGTTGACCTCGCCTACAAGTTGAGAGATGGTATCTGTAGCCCCTTCGTTGACCGGTAGCGGCGTCTTCACATAGACATCGCGGTTCCTGTAGTGTGACAGCCAGGGGACGCGGTTGTATCCCATCGCTTTTTGGGCGTTTGAGATCACAGTTGGGTCTGCTTTGGCGGCGTGTTTGAGGCTATCGACCTCAATTTGCAGTTGTTGAGCTAATTCCTCTACAATATCGGAGCGACCTATGGCATTGGCTTTGGCAATCAGGTAGGAGATGAGTCCCACATTGTTGCTCATTGCCCGAACAGTAATCTCCGCTAAACTGCCATCCAGGATTTCCTTGTCTTTGGTCAGTTGTGGTGCTTGAGCAAAGGTCTTAATCGCAGCCGCCACGTTGGGAAGCCTTTGGGCTGGTTTCCAACAGACCAGGTCTCCATCACAGTCACCCCCAATTTCACGCCACGTTTTCTCTGATGCCGCAATAATCCCATCAAAGTTCTGCCAGCGGTCAAGGGCGCGGTTGACCCAGACTTTCCAATCATAGCGCCAGCGCATGGGATAGCGGAAGCCCACGACCTCTGTGCCATCAGGAATGCCAGGAATACAGACTTCCCCGTCTTCGAGTTGCTCGTCGGGCATAGTCATGCTGGTGTTAAACTTAAGGCTTCCCCCCGTTGCCAGTCCCACGAGGTACTCGCGCATCAATTCCAGGGTGTGCTTGACGACTCGCGGGTGGGTGGTCAGGATACTATGAGTGTCATGGTGGAGAATTTGTAGCAGTTCGGGCGTGGAAGTGCCGGAGACTTTAGCCGTTAAGAATTCTAACAGATGCGTGCGATCGCTACTTAATTCATTGAGTTCCCGCACAGCTTTGAGCGTGTCGGGTACAATATCACGCTTAACGGCGTCCCACGGTAAGAACTGGATACAAGAATAGCTGCTGTTAGCGCTTCCCCAGCGTTTGCCCGGATTCCGGGGCGCCAGTTGAACCACGCCAAAGACCAGGGCTTTGGGCGCTCTGATGCCATTGCGTCCGGGGTTATTACCCTTGAAGCAGGAGCGAGGGATAACCAAGGATACTCCATTCGGGTCACTGTCTAAGGAAGGCAGGTAGGCAATAGTACCTTTAGTGAGCCAACATTTGTCGGGGTCTACAGCACGGAATTGGAACGGCACATAGGCTTGCATCCCAGAGTCTTAAACAAGAGTGCCGATGCCTTGGCGTGGCAATCCCCCGTTCTGAATTTACCATCCTCGACGATACGGATTCTCAGCGTCAGGGTAGTAATTAGCTGACATTCCGTCGTCAAGTTACTACCATAATTAGCCGCCGCCCGATTGCTTCCCAGTAAGCGTAGAAAATGGTCGGGAGTTGAGTCCTCTTCAGATTGGGCAAATATCGCCCGACCCAAGCGGCGGGAGTTCGTTGCACCAGAAAGTTTGAAGGTTTCCCACCCCTTCTTCAGACTCGCGATCGCGCCGGGACTATCCTCTTTTTCAATAAATCCTGACACGTCGCCGATGGCGAATTTAGCATCGGGATATAAATACTGGAGTAGGGTATTATAGTACACAACTTCAGTTGGCAGATAGTCTTGTTGGTATAAGTCGTATACGGGAAGTTTGAGAACATTTTCGCTCATAATTTATACCGTGAGAGTGTAATCGCTTCCATACGAGCGATAGCGAGCAAAGACTTTCTAGGAAAAACCCCAATGCATCTAGCTGACACAGCCGCAACCAGCCAGAACAGAGCAGAAGGGTTACTTCATCAGATTAGGGATGAGGTTCCAGAACCCCTCTGCCTCCTCTGAAAGGGCGACTCAAAAAGCTAAACGGCAGACTAGCTGTAGGGTGGGAGAAAAAGTCTTAATTTTTCAACCCGTAATTTGCACAGGCATTAATAAATACGTGAGATTTTGTCCCCCTAATGGGGTAAGAATAGCCGGGGAATGGGTCTCATTAATTTGCAGTCGGATATCAGAAGTTTTGGTAACTTTTAGACCCTCAATGAGATACTGGCTGTTGAAGGCAATTTCTAGGTCTTTCCCGGAAATTTGTGCGGGAATCACTTCCTGACCCGTGCCATTTTCTGTGGCGGTTGTCAGGAGAACGTGTTGGTTCTTTTTGTCAAGGGTCAATCGGATCACTTTGTTCTTAGGATCAGCTAATATGGCAATCCGTTCCAGGGCTTTTAGTAGCTGACGTTTTTCGACCGTAATGTGATTTTTGAATTTTTTAGGAATCAAGGCGCGGTATTCTGGATATTGCCCTTCTAAAGTACGGCTAGTCAAATAGGCTGATTGAGCATCAAAGATCACTTGACCTTGGCAGTAATAGAGGGCAATTGGATTTTCTGGCTTGGAGGTGGAAAGTATCCGGTCTAACTCAGTGAGGGTTTTGGTGGGAATCGTCAGTTGGGTTGGTTCCGCTTGTGCCTCATCAGTAGTTTCCGTCTCTGTCACCTGAGTCGCCGTCTGCGCTACCGCAAGTCGATGACCATCAGTTGCCGCAAATTCCAGAAAATCGGGTTGTACGGTAAGGTGAACGCCACACAGAACCTGTTTGGCTTCGTCCGTGCTAGTGGCAACCAAGGAACTTTGCACTCCCTCGCTTAACGATGACGTAGGAATTTGAAGGGAATGTCCCCCATTAATAGCAGGCAGTTGGGGAAAGTCTTCCGGGTTTGTGCCTTTGAATTGGTATCGTCCGCTAGCGTGGGTTAGGGTAATCATCCAACTGGGGTCAGCATCTTCTGTTTCCTGGGGTTCAGGTTGTACCGAAACTGTAATGTCTCCCTCGGGCAGATGGGACACGATATCCTGGAAAAGTTTAGCTGGGATAGTAACCTGACCTCCCGTTTCAATGTGAGCCAGGAAACGGGTTTTGATTCCCAAGCTGAGGTTAAACGCTGTTAAGTGTATCTGTTGCGTGTCTGAGCAAGCAGATAGGAGTATATTACCTAAAATGGGGTGAGAGGGTCGAGATGGAACCGCACGACAGGAGAGAGAAAGGTGAGTTTGTAGGTCAACAGAGGAGCAAGTTAGTTTCATTGTTTTTCTAATAGGTAAGCAGAGTCAGGAGACGGGTGGTAAAATAATCCGAGGGTAGTCCTTGTTTGATTTCACCTTCGAGATTAAATAGCGCGATCGCACTTTTGATCAGCCATGAGGTTGAGAGTCCTTGAATGTCCTGCTTGAGGAAGTACAAGCGGTTAGGGTTAGAAACACCTGTAGCAGTTGTTAAATCTTTGTCGCTGCGGATTCCAGCCTTTAATGCCGCTTTAAGTTTTAACCAAGTCCGAATGAAGGTTAGCAGGGTGGCTGTAATTTTGAGGGGGGGTTCTCCCACCGAAAGTAACTGTTGGCTTAGTTGGTTCACTTGCAGAACGTCTTTGTGTTTGAGGGCGTTGGCAAGTTCTAGGGTTGAATGGTTGAGGTTAGGGATTAGCTGTTTGATTTCACCAAAGGTGAGAGTTTCCTCACCGCGACAGGTGGCTAATTTTTCCAGTTCT
The nucleotide sequence above comes from Coleofasciculus chthonoplastes PCC 7420. Encoded proteins:
- the dnaN gene encoding DNA polymerase III subunit beta; its protein translation is MKLTCSSVDLQTHLSLSCRAVPSRPSHPILGNILLSACSDTQQIHLTAFNLSLGIKTRFLAHIETGGQVTIPAKLFQDIVSHLPEGDITVSVQPEPQETEDADPSWMITLTHASGRYQFKGTNPEDFPQLPAINGGHSLQIPTSSLSEGVQSSLVATSTDEAKQVLCGVHLTVQPDFLEFAATDGHRLAVAQTATQVTETETTDEAQAEPTQLTIPTKTLTELDRILSTSKPENPIALYYCQGQVIFDAQSAYLTSRTLEGQYPEYRALIPKKFKNHITVEKRQLLKALERIAILADPKNKVIRLTLDKKNQHVLLTTATENGTGQEVIPAQISGKDLEIAFNSQYLIEGLKVTKTSDIRLQINETHSPAILTPLGGQNLTYLLMPVQITG